In Mesoplodon densirostris isolate mMesDen1 chromosome 15, mMesDen1 primary haplotype, whole genome shotgun sequence, the DNA window aataaaatctgccaATTTCTATAAACTTACAAAAAATTGTGAAGAAACCTTATTTTCTTTAAAGCCGAGTTCCACGTAAAACATGGCCATGTAGATGAAAACTGTTCACAGGGCTAGTTCCTTTATAATTAAGCTTTGATTTTTGTAGATGAAAAATGGTATTAATCACTTATAGATACATTAATATGCATTGTTGGAGAGCTTTTGGTACCCCTcaaagtaaaacttaaaaaaataaaaaataaaaaaaataaaaaaataaaataaagcttgtATCCATTTCTACTGAATTTAGACACAGCACGGGTTTAATTAATCAGATGTTTATATAGTGACCATATAATCCATCTCCTTTGGGAAGTTAGAGAAATTTGTTCAATGGCTGAAACACAGATAATTTAGATTGTTAGAGAGTTTAGCACCAATCTGGAATACTGGGAAAGGGGCTGACCAAATCAGAGGCCTCATCTGGGTCTAGCTCAGCTGACATAGCAACCAGCTAAGTGACCCAAGTTAGAAAAAACCATGTGCCTCAGTCTCATCATCtattaaaaaaaggcaaaaaagatgCCTGTTTGACCCATATTATGGAGTGCTGGAGGATGAGGTTCAAATGAGAAAACCCTGTGGaaacataaattaatttaatcttGGTTAAGTCTTGCTTTCTGGGGCTCCCCAATTTATCACGCTTAATATTTCTAAGTGTGTCTACAAACACAGCAAACCTCTAAGCTCTAAGCCAAGGATATATATGATGTTAAGGCACTTTTAGAGCCAATGAGAAAAAAAGTTCCCACAAACACCACCCCTACCACTTCAATTAaaacaatagggacttccctggtggtgcagtggttaagaatctgcctgtcaacaatgcaggggacacgggtttgatccctggtccaggagggtccAACATGCCGCATAGCAAgtgggcctgtgcaccacaactactgagcctgcgagccacaactactgagcccgcatgccacaactactgaagcccgtgcacctagagcccgtgctccacaacaagagaggctaccGCAATGAGAgggctgcgcaccgcaacaaggaatggcccccgctcgccgcaactagaaaaagtctGCGTgtagcaacaaggacccaatgcagccaaaaataaataaaatttaaaaaaaaattaaatctttaaaatacagggacttccctggtggcgcagtggttaagaatccacctgccaatgcagaggacacgggttcgatccctggtccgggaagatcccacatgccatggagcaacaaagcccgtgcgccacaactaccgagcctgtgctctagagcccgtgagccacaactactgagcccacatgccacaactactgaagcccacgtgcctacagcctgtgctctgcaacaagagaagccaccgcaatgagaagcccgcacaccgcaacgaagaatagcccccgctcgctgcaactaaagaaagcccgcgtgcagcaacaaagacccaatgcagccaaaaataagtaaataaataaattaaaaaataaaataaaataaaatacacacacacacacacatatatataattaaattaaaagtaaactaaaaaataaaataaatgaaatgtcagaTACAGGATctaagggagagagaaaatattccccactagaaaacagaaaagtcaGGTGGGAAAGAGTTCTGGAAGAGGGAAAAGGGTCATATGGTCATTCACCTTCACAGGGTGAAATGAATAACTACCCTCCATGCTACCTTAGGACTGGACATAGTTTAGAGAAGATAACATGATTTAAAACTGAGTGTTACAGACACAGAGCAGAGTTTGTTGTAGAGGCAAACAAACTATGCAACAGAAGCAGTGCACCATCATTTAAGACAATTTGATTCATCATGTTGTACTTTTATGGCTGCCTGATAAGAAGTGAACATTTTCCTGTTTACCTACAGGACAAGAACTCACAATCAGCCACATTCAGGTTCTGGGGTGCCTTTCTGAAGGccttttatttagttagttttctGCTAAGATGCTGGGTAACTTCACAGTATGCCCCAGAAGCTTTTCAATGACAGAATGATTCTGCATGAGAGACTCTGCCCAGACATACAAACAAGGCCTCTCCCAGGCCGTTTGGAATTTTAAGGCTTTTTTGGTGTTGAAGTTTTAAACTACAGCAATGATAAGGGCAAACTAAATAATgtttaaagtttctgtttatcCAGAGGGTTATAAATAGGAGGATTTCTCTATTATATCTAAAGCAGATCTTTAGGGATGTAACTcccaaattctttttcttctctcatttcctATTAGAAGGTAAAATGATATTGGTGAAATTATTTTCAACTATTCTCAGTGGTTAAACCACAAGAACTCTTTTCCAGTTCACTTAAAATTCTATAAATTCTATAGCTATAATATGTAAATGCCAATCTCTGAAGCTTCTCTGctccagaaagaaacacagaggtTCCTAAACTAGACTTGGTGATGCCTatgtaattaattagtttatttaaaaagtatttcttctGTATCCTTTACACACTAACCACTGAGTTAGGTGCAGGCTGTTGTAATACCTTGTGAACAAGTAATAGTTACAAGTCACAAGTCACTACTTATAGTAATGGGGTATGTTCTTTGCAAGGTGAgggcaagaggagaaaaggagagattcAAGACTTAATGGTTCACAGAACTAAATGGACAGAACAAAGGAAGGTATAAAATAAAGGGTTCTGCAAGAAATCTAGATCCTTCAGGAAAATTAGAGGGGGCTACACTCCAGAATTACTGCTGCATGTTCTTAGCAGAGATTTGGCAATAAACAGGAAATGCAGACACAGACTCTGAGCCCTGCATTTTCAGGAgcgccctttcctctccccaatgGTAGGATGCAAACATGGGACTTCAGCAAAGAACAGGGGATGGATTTTACCTGCTCATGGTGCCCAGAGGTGGCTGCCGCTTGCCGTGAGAGGAATCAAGAGCAGAGATTTCGAAGGGGCAGGCAGAAGGCCCGTGCTGGCTCCAAATGGACAGTACTCGGCCCACCGAGTAGGGCAGAGAACAGAAGACCTTGTCTGCTATGGAGGTGGGAGACCGTAACCCTTTCAGACCCTGGGTAAACTGGGTCAGGAAGAGCCTCTGCATGGTGGGCATGTGGCTGGAGCAGCTCCGTTTTTTCGTCCAGATTCGGTAACATCCCGGGGAACAAAGTGCTAGGAGTGTGTGAAGGCCAAGCACGGAGCAGCCCGCTCTGGTCTGGACTATGGCGGTGGCTCCATGGTCTTGGAGAGGAACTGGAGGCTGCAGTGGAGGCTGGGTGTCTCCTTGACAGTAGAGGCCAGGGTCTTCCCTGAACGTGGCCACCCCAGGGCAGTTGTGggccaagaagaaagagaaggtccACTTGGGAGGTGAAGACGGGCACCGGCGGGCCTCTCCTAAGGCGAGCCTCGCGGGTGCACAGTGCTCGGGAAAAGTCCTTGGGGACTCGGTCCCGCACTCGGAGCCCGACTTCACGTGAAAGGATATTGGGAAGATTTCAGAACCAAACAACAGGGATGGCATCTTGTTGCTCGAATCTATGAAGCTCATTTTGATGGATTCGAGCGAATAAAGCATCAAGGGTTTACTGTTAGGCCTCCTGTCCCAATCACTACGTGCCAACCATGGATTCAGCTGTGTTGTGCTGTAGGAAAACCCATCCAGGAGCCTTTTGTATCTGAGCCGCTTGTAGCTTTTAGCCACTGGAAGAAGGTCAGAGGAACACCGCCGATACCGTAGCTTCTGGGTCTTTGTGGCCGGGGCCAGTCTGGAGGCAAGGATGGACAGCTTGCTGAATAAGGCTGATTCTTTGGTAGGCTTCTGAACATTCAGGCTATGCAAGGGCTGGCTTGGAGTGGCCTTCTGCTTTGGTACGTGGCTAACAAGGCTCCTGGCAGGGGCTGTTTCAGGTTCCAGTTGCGTGGGTGCAGACACAGCATGTGAACTGAGAAATCTGTGTGCGTTTGTGGGGATGGTTTCAGAGGAGctctttaaaaatgcagaatttctgattttacttattttcctCCCCGTGTTGACTAGTTCCTGGAAGGAAACTTTCTTACACATTCGGTGGGGCTGCTTCTTTAAGGGAAGCACTCCTTTCTGATGTGAAGTGTTCCCAAAGGCACCATGTAGTTCATCACGCCCAGTGGAGTTGGGGTCTTGTGCTTTCCGGGGGGCATCACGGAGGTAAGGGCCTGCGCACGACTCAATGTCCTTTTTTGATGGGCGACACAAGCTTTCCTCCTTTGGGTCTTTCAGCTTCTGAAACCCTGCAGCAGTGTTGCCTGTGGCTGGCTTTGCTAGGGTGATTTCTTTCACCACGGTGGGCTCAGCTTTGCAATCCTTAGATTGGCTCTTACTTTGCGCCTCATCTGACAACATATTAGATGATGTGCATCGTTCCAAAGCTGAATGTGCTTCTTTTTGATGCATCTGTTCCTCTTCGTTATAGTCCAAAACCTTCTGGCTCTGTTGGTCCTCAGCATCACGTGGCATCCTCGGGGGGTTAAGATGGGTCTGAGACACCCGGCTCATGTTATCACCATGAACACCTTCTCTGACAGTCATCTCTTCGAACTCCTCCACAGCAGGAAACTGACCCCGTGGTCCCCTCTGGTGTTCTgcagtttcttctcttttcactTCGGTTTCTGTTTCCATCGTCAAAGGCAAACTTTCCGCAATGAGGGCTGTGCTGCTTTCTTCGCTAGGATTACTCTTATCCCTTGGTGCTCTTCCTTTCATCTCAGGCAGGACCATGCAGTCCTTTACATTCTCACAGGGCATTTCACCATCTTTTGGTTTAAAAAGGTTTTTCAGGTCAGTTTCCTCACTATTCATAactgtttctgatttttcttgAGAAAACGGATGCAAAGGAATTATCTCAGTGGATGTCAGGCTTCCCGGGGGAACAGAGTTCTCATCTTGGTGTCCagaagatgtcagttcttctgaagaaattccaatggcatttccCTTGTCGTGCTCGGAATTTATTTCTACTCTTGATCCTTCAATCATTCCTTGTGTTTCTCTCAGAGATCCTTCTTTAGCTTGCTGTTCAAGATGAATATAATTTAAAGACACATTTATTCTATCCAATACTCTTACATTTGGTTTATGATCTGCCACAGACCCTGTCTCAGGGGCACAAGAGTCTGGACACACTTCCATTTCACAGTCTTGTAACAATCTGCATACTTTCTCTTCACGTGATTTTTTAATTTCGAGAGAGTCTGCTGTCGAGGAAGTAGCATCTTGGGAATCTGAATCCTGGTTGATCCTTCCCATAAATGCAGCAATAGGCTCTCCCCTTTGTGACAGCACACTCCTTGAGGTTTCCTGTAACGCTGGCCCATCCTGCCTTGCACCCCCATCAAGAGTACTAGATGCCCTTATGTCCAGAACGCCTTCTGTGCCCTTATCACTACAGCCTGTGGAGACCATGTCTGCCATACCGTCTATGGGCTCCTCACAACCAGAAATCCTTTCAAAGGTCCCTTTCTTCAGGCTTCCACCAGACGATGAGCTGTTATTGCCTGAACCGACTGGCAGATCCTTCAGGCCGTGGTTCACCTCTCCATTAGGCTCTGCGACCACCTCTCTCTGGTCGCTGCCTAGTGTCTCCTTAGCTGGGTTATCTTCACTTCTGCATTCAGGGTTATCTTCACTTCTGCATTCATTGGATCTGTTTGGGTTACTCTGGCAGCCGAGGGCTTCATCTGCCTTCTGCTCAGGAGTTTCAGCTGCTTGGTTCATGTTTTTAACAGCAGAGAACGTAACAGTAGGAAACTGGTCCAACAATTTTTCAGGACTTGGAATGTTTGCAGGTTGGTTTAATTCCTGTGCAGCACAATCACAGATGTTATGTTTACACAACACAGTCTCTTTGGGTGTgtcctgttctttttcttctagcCCTTCCTCGCTGGGATGGATGTGACAGGTGGTGTGGATGGTCCTGTTTGGAGCTTCACTATTTAACATGCTTGCCGTCATTTCGTTTCTGATCTTACCTCCTGGAAGGCTGCCTTCAGTTTCTCCCCCATCTGGCTCACTTTCCGCCGATGTACAACTCACTTTATGGATGCAACTTTCCACAGAGGCTTCTCTCCCTTGGGGGCGGTGATCACTGTGCTGAAATGCATTTTCATACTTGGTTATCCGACAGTTCTCAACTCCCAGGATGGTTTCGCTGGGCTCCAGGGCAGCACGGGCAGAACATGCGCTCTCCTCTGGGACGTTTTTTCTTACACAAGGGCAGCTAGAGAGATTCCGAGATGGAATGCTTCGACATTCCATGGCAGAGACCTCTCGAGGCAAGCCTGCTGCTTCTTCCTGATTTGAGAGAAGTCTGGAATGCAGACCTTCTTCTGCTCCTGAATCAGctgtttcagtttttctttctagGCTTTCTGATTTGCTGTTTAAGGTGGGGTTGTTTGCAGAGGCACCACAGGTTTTGTCACCTGGTGGAGAGATGTCTTTCATTTCTGTCTTTACAGGAACAGTCTGGGTACCAGCAGTGACATCTGCTCCATCCTCTGACGGAGGGTGCTGGCTCCGTCGGGAGCCCTCGCTCTCTGCTACAGGCATCTCTTTGTCAGTTGGCAACTTCACGTGGTTTTGAGAATTAAGGGACACTTGATTTAAAACACATTCACTTCCTATTTTGTTTACAGCTAGTTCGTTGGCATAAGGAAGTTCATTCACCTCCCATGCAGCGCTCTGTTTATCTAAATGGGGACCATCGTCCTGGGAGTTCTGTACAGCTATTTCTGACTCAGGTCTGTCATCAAATTCTAGGGCTGGCAGTAACGGAGCAATGTCTTTCTTGGGTTTCAACACCTCATTTATAGAACTTATCTGGTCCTCTGGCGTTAAACTCACAGGGGGTTTTCTTTCAATCAGAAATCCGTCATGTGATGCTTCATTTAACTGGGTGCTGCCTTCCAGATTTCTCTGGGTGCTAACTAAGGAGTTAGAGTCTTTACTGTAAATCTTTTCACTTAACATACCGGGCTCTATAGTGGTTGTCTGTTCTGGCTCTTCAATCTGCATCGAGAAGGAAAAATGGTTCTCTTCAGAGTGTGTGCCTGGATGGCTTATATTAGCAAAAGTTCCTCTATGGTCCTCATGTTTTGCCAAGTTATCTTGAATgtctaaagtgatttttaaatcattttttttaaacattatttccgTGGCTTCAGTAAAAGAATTGGGCATTAAAGAACTAGAGCAGTCTGTATGGATACTGCCTTCAGTGCAGTAGCGATCGTGGATATTTTCTTTGGGGAAGTCAACAGCATCTTTTTTTCCAGAATAGTGACCACTAGCATCCTCTTCTGCTTGCCTGGCATTAACAAGAAACAGTTCCTCTCTTTCACTCCTGGGGTTCAAAGactgttcattttcttctctagaaGCCAAGGTCTTGCTTTGATCGTCCCCATCAAAACAGGAACTGTCCGTCTTTTTAGCAGATCCCTTTGGCAAGCTATCACCATCAAAACCACACTTTTCTGAGGATGTTGTTCTGGATTCTGGACCAGACAAACATGATGTGAAATGTGAAACTTCAGAATTTTCTTCTAAGGGCTCTACAATAACCACCTTTCTCATGGCTTTGGGACTACCATGTGCAGAACTGTGTCTCTCACTATGGTGGCCAGGAACCTGTTGGCGATTGTCAGCTGCTTCACAGACAAGGTTTAATGTATACAACTCTTCCTTTCCATTGTCCACTTTGGAAATGGCACTCTTCCCTGGTAACAATGACAACCAAGGAGGACAGGTTTTTAGTTCTTCACATCCTTTTTCTTTAGTTGCTTCTATTAATCCAGGGTCCACAGAGTTTAAAGGCTCTAGGGAAACTAACGTGCTAGTCTCTGAAACCTCACCACTGGTCATGATTTTGTCTATTTCTGGGTATCCGCTGCACCCAGCCGAGAGACCTTTACTTACATGGCCATTCTCGTGTCCTTCATTATTATCTGTCTTAGTCCCACTGACCTTCATACCTTGTACTTCCTCAGTAGATTTTAGCAGAGTTTCAGCTGTAATTTGTACATTTCCTTCTgcacaagagaaagaaatccaaatcgaTATGTAATCATTAAAACAAACCATTTGCTATATCATCATACATTTAATCATGCACCAAACGGCAGTAACAAAAAAGACCCAACTCACAAAGAGAATTGCAAAGTTAGTGTTACAATACCATTGGCTTTGTTCTTCTCTGCAAAATATGACAGAGGGCCAAAAGAGTACCTGGAAGAAACAGGTTATTTTGAACAAATGCCTTTCTTTAAATGTTACTTACTTAAATGCACTTACCTAGCTGGACAAATGAATATAATGGGGAGACATATGTCTAATTCAAATCTTAGGAAGCTTCCATCCTAAAGCATTAATAAAGTAGACTCACAATAAAATAGCTTATATTACTAAATGACCATCCTCTTAATACTTGAATAAACAATAGATAAAATTATCTCTTTGACAAAGAACAGTTATACATAAAACCTATGTAAAAGAGATTAATCTTTAAGTTAAATATTAGTCTTGAACCCAACTACCTGCAATACTTGCCTCCCTACAGGACTGGTCATTAGTTGGTAATTATTGAAGGTGAGTGATAGGTACACAGAGGTTTAATACATTCTCCTTTCCACTGCTGAATAAATGTGAAATTTTCCgttatgaaacattaaaaaacaaacaaaaaacctttctaAGCAGAATATAAACACAATTCATAAAGGACTTCACTGCACAGTTTCTCTGAAATTCTAGGCACACGATGTAATATAAAGAAGTTCCCCAAACGTGCTAATCTACAAAAGACTTTTCATCCTTCTCTCTTTACAGAAAACAAACCCGAAGCTATTCACATTAACGTAAATGTaaatgtgtatatgcatgtacgtatgcatgcatgtatgtaaCAGGATACCTGCATTAAGCAGataaagcaaaatgcaaatcCATCTACAGATCTAATTCCcactagaacataagctccacGAGAGGAAGGATCATGTTTGTTTTAGTCTCTCCACTTCCCTACTGTCTAGCATAATACCTGGTATGTaatagcactcaataaatatttgtggagttaATAAATGACTACAGTTGGGTGACATCAGCAAACGCTATTAATAATGtcttcctagggcttccctggccgTTTCTTAACTAGTTCTGAGAGCAGCAATTTTGAGAGAAAGAGCAGTGACTCTGAAGGCAAGCCAGCTGGGCTCTGTGATGTCACCCACCTCTCTAAGTCTCCTTTGTAAAAAGAGGGTTAAGTATACTTACCTCAGTGTTACTCTGGGGATTAAATTAAATGATACA includes these proteins:
- the PRR14L gene encoding protein PRR14L isoform X5 — encoded protein: MLSSGVETQPVPLDSSMSAEVQELYSELPVSVSKELHADPEPSAIPDVKPGASSSRISQSRAVPLELQRTPVESCHEETPETLDHGGEPGRCGLVDPTAEGSVASGILDREVKAKSMEQKVFRDGGDQAETVRNPCEGAKEDTRQYSTAAEEKLCPSQEDLLMQASKEHLCADLPEDGLRNKEGNVQITAETLLKSTEEVQGMKVSGTKTDNNEGHENGHVSKGLSAGCSGYPEIDKIMTSGEVSETSTLVSLEPLNSVDPGLIEATKEKGCEELKTCPPWLSLLPGKSAISKVDNGKEELYTLNLVCEAADNRQQVPGHHSERHSSAHGSPKAMRKVVIVEPLEENSEVSHFTSCLSGPESRTTSSEKCGFDGDSLPKGSAKKTDSSCFDGDDQSKTLASREENEQSLNPRSEREELFLVNARQAEEDASGHYSGKKDAVDFPKENIHDRYCTEGSIHTDCSSSLMPNSFTEATEIMFKKNDLKITLDIQDNLAKHEDHRGTFANISHPGTHSEENHFSFSMQIEEPEQTTTIEPGMLSEKIYSKDSNSLVSTQRNLEGSTQLNEASHDGFLIERKPPVSLTPEDQISSINEVLKPKKDIAPLLPALEFDDRPESEIAVQNSQDDGPHLDKQSAAWEVNELPYANELAVNKIGSECVLNQVSLNSQNHVKLPTDKEMPVAESEGSRRSQHPPSEDGADVTAGTQTVPVKTEMKDISPPGDKTCGASANNPTLNSKSESLERKTETADSGAEEGLHSRLLSNQEEAAGLPREVSAMECRSIPSRNLSSCPCVRKNVPEESACSARAALEPSETILGVENCRITKYENAFQHSDHRPQGREASVESCIHKVSCTSAESEPDGGETEGSLPGGKIRNEMTASMLNSEAPNRTIHTTCHIHPSEEGLEEKEQDTPKETVLCKHNICDCAAQELNQPANIPSPEKLLDQFPTVTFSAVKNMNQAAETPEQKADEALGCQSNPNRSNECRSEDNPECRSEDNPAKETLGSDQREVVAEPNGEVNHGLKDLPVGSGNNSSSSGGSLKKGTFERISGCEEPIDGMADMVSTGCSDKGTEGVLDIRASSTLDGGARQDGPALQETSRSVLSQRGEPIAAFMGRINQDSDSQDATSSTADSLEIKKSREEKVCRLLQDCEMEVCPDSCAPETGSVADHKPNVRVLDRINVSLNYIHLEQQAKEGSLRETQGMIEGSRVEINSEHDKGNAIGISSEELTSSGHQDENSVPPGSLTSTEIIPLHPFSQEKSETVMNSEETDLKNLFKPKDGEMPCENVKDCMVLPEMKGRAPRDKSNPSEESSTALIAESLPLTMETETEVKREETAEHQRGPRGQFPAVEEFEEMTVREGVHGDNMSRVSQTHLNPPRMPRDAEDQQSQKVLDYNEEEQMHQKEAHSALERCTSSNMLSDEAQSKSQSKDCKAEPTVVKEITLAKPATGNTAAGFQKLKDPKEESLCRPSKKDIESCAGPYLRDAPRKAQDPNSTGRDELHGAFGNTSHQKGVLPLKKQPHRMCKKVSFQELVNTGRKISKIRNSAFLKSSSETIPTNAHRFLSSHAVSAPTQLEPETAPARSLVSHVPKQKATPSQPLHSLNVQKPTKESALFSKLSILASRLAPATKTQKLRYRRCSSDLLPVAKSYKRLRYKRLLDGFSYSTTQLNPWLARSDWDRRPNSKPLMLYSLESIKMSFIDSSNKMPSLLFGSEIFPISFHVKSGSECGTESPRTFPEHCAPARLALGEARRCPSSPPKWTFSFFLAHNCPGVATFREDPGLYCQGDTQPPLQPPVPLQDHGATAIVQTRAGCSVLGLHTLLALCSPGCYRIWTKKRSCSSHMPTMQRLFLTQFTQGLKGLRSPTSIADKVFCSLPYSVGRVLSIWSQHGPSACPFEISALDSSHGKRQPPLGTMSSHAALPSVPLPGLEAAYSTSGSHVRQVCPEVTRGQVYWERHSALVWMLRRTC
- the PRR14L gene encoding protein PRR14L isoform X2, with the translated sequence MLSSGVETQPVPLDSSMSAEVQELYSELPVSVSKELHADPEPSAIPDVKPGASSSRISQSRAVPLELQRTPVESCHEETPETLDHGGEPGRCGLVDPTAEGSVASGILDREVKAKSMEQKVFRDGGDQAETVRNPCEGAKEDTRQYSTAAEEKLCPSQEDLLMQASKEHLCADLPEDGLRNKEGNVQITAETLLKSTEEVQGKSAISKVDNGKEELYTLNLVCEAADNRQQVPGHHSERHSSAHGSPKAMRKVVIVEPLEENSEVSHFTSCLSGPESRTTSSEKCGFDGDSLPKGSAKKTDSSCFDGDDQSKTLASREENEQSLNPRSEREELFLVNARQAEEDASGHYSGKKDAVDFPKENIHDRYCTEGSIHTDCSSSLMPNSFTEATEIMFKKNDLKITLDIQDNLAKHEDHRGTFANISHPGTHSEENHFSFSMQIEEPEQTTTIEPGMLSEKIYSKDSNSLVSTQRNLEGSTQLNEASHDGFLIERKPPVSLTPEDQISSINEVLKPKKDIAPLLPALEFDDRPESEIAVQNSQDDGPHLDKQSAAWEVNELPYANELAVNKIGSECVLNQVSLNSQNHVKLPTDKEMPVAESEGSRRSQHPPSEDGADVTAGTQTVPVKTEMKDISPPGDKTCGASANNPTLNSKSESLERKTETADSGAEEGLHSRLLSNQEEAAGLPREVSAMECRSIPSRNLSSCPCVRKNVPEESACSARAALEPSETILGVENCRITKYENAFQHSDHRPQGREASVESCIHKVSCTSAESEPDGGETEGSLPGGKIRNEMTASMLNSEAPNRTIHTTCHIHPSEEGLEEKEQDTPKETVLCKHNICDCAAQELNQPANIPSPEKLLDQFPTVTFSAVKNMNQAAETPEQKADEALGCQSNPNRSNECRSEDNPECRSEDNPAKETLGSDQREVVAEPNGEVNHGLKDLPVGSGNNSSSSGGSLKKGTFERISGCEEPIDGMADMVSTGCSDKGTEGVLDIRASSTLDGGARQDGPALQETSRSVLSQRGEPIAAFMGRINQDSDSQDATSSTADSLEIKKSREEKVCRLLQDCEMEVCPDSCAPETGSVADHKPNVRVLDRINVSLNYIHLEQQAKEGSLRETQGMIEGSRVEINSEHDKGNAIGISSEELTSSGHQDENSVPPGSLTSTEIIPLHPFSQEKSETVMNSEETDLKNLFKPKDGEMPCENVKDCMVLPEMKGRAPRDKSNPSEESSTALIAESLPLTMETETEVKREETAEHQRGPRGQFPAVEEFEEMTVREGVHGDNMSRVSQTHLNPPRMPRDAEDQQSQKVLDYNEEEQMHQKEAHSALERCTSSNMLSDEAQSKSQSKDCKAEPTVVKEITLAKPATGNTAAGFQKLKDPKEESLCRPSKKDIESCAGPYLRDAPRKAQDPNSTGRDELHGAFGNTSHQKGVLPLKKQPHRMCKKVSFQELVNTGRKISKIRNSAFLKSSSETIPTNAHRFLSSHAVSAPTQLEPETAPARSLVSHVPKQKATPSQPLHSLNVQKPTKESALFSKLSILASRLAPATKTQKLRYRRCSSDLLPVAKSYKRLRYKRLLDGFSYSTTQLNPWLARSDWDRRPNSKPLMLYSLESIKMSFIDSSNKMPSLLFGSEIFPISFHVKSGSECGTESPRTFPEHCAPARLALGEARRCPSSPPKWTFSFFLAHNCPGVATFREDPGLYCQGDTQPPLQPPVPLQDHGATAIVQTRAGCSVLGLHTLLALCSPGCYRIWTKKRSCSSHMPTMQRLFLTQFTQGLKGLRSPTSIADKVFCSLPYSVGRVLSIWSQHGPSACPFEISALDSSHGKRQPPLGTMSSHAALPSVPLPGLEAAYSTSGSHVRLEPPFPALVPKSRLVTDSAVSKLLLSASEFPVPGFDELDGVTAPCPRPQSSPPEQKETEPEKRPKKVSQIRIRKTIPKPDPNLTPMGLPRPKRLKKKEFSLEEIYTNKNYKSPPANRCLETIFEEPKERNGTLISISQQKRKRVLEFQDFTVPRKRRARGKVKVAGSFTRAQKAALQSQELDALLIQKLMELETFFAKEEEEQERSSGC